A genome region from Sphingobacteriaceae bacterium GW460-11-11-14-LB5 includes the following:
- a CDS encoding peptide-binding protein, translated as MIKQFSLVLTTLFAFSLCKAQTIFISPKGNDKNPGSIYQPVKTFAAGITKAMAVKNKKVVIELDGGTYPIDKTVEITSDKFQLQALTIKAKANQKVFISGSQHVKLSWKPYKNNILSAKIKLAQAPDQLFMNGKKLSMARYPDFDASARVFNGTAADAISAERAKKWLDPTGGYIHTLHQGEWGDFHYLITGKDDAGKLLYEGGWQNNRPAKMHAQYRYVENIFEELDHPGEWFYNQKEETLYLIPPTGSNLQTADFAFTMVSDLLHIKGSLANPIKNITITGIDFIQTARSFMQVKEPLLRSDWAIYRGAAILLEGTESCAVKNCNFYDLGGSAVFLSNYNKEDRISNNHIYNIGANGIAFVGNPAAVRSPSFRYENFVPYTEMDMQPGPKSADYPQHCQAVNNLIHHTGQIEKQSAGVEISMSADILVSHNTIYHVPRAGINVSEGTWGGHLIEFNDVFDTVLETGDHGAFNSWGRDRYWRPARSLMDSIVAAKPGIELLDVISPIVLRNNRFQCDHGWDIDLDDGSTNYQIFNNICLSGGLKLREGYHRTVYNNIIINNTFHPHVWLKNSGDVFKNNIVSAAYAPIQMESWGKEINHNFFLSKDALSKTQKLNIDANSITGDVAFVDENTGKYHLRKTSAALKTGYKDFDMSFGVTDARLKKLAASPPIKPLSNSSTSKKTITAEWLGSRFKNIESLGERSAAGLPDNNGALLIQLTKGSIAEKNGLKKGDVVIGLDNNEVKSVADLLKIYSEVRWKGHVEIVIFRNQGEQKFQVSLKD; from the coding sequence ATGATAAAACAATTTTCATTAGTACTGACTACTTTATTCGCGTTTAGCCTTTGTAAAGCGCAAACCATTTTTATCTCGCCCAAAGGGAACGACAAAAATCCTGGCTCCATTTACCAGCCTGTAAAAACCTTTGCTGCTGGTATAACAAAAGCCATGGCGGTTAAAAACAAAAAAGTAGTTATCGAGCTTGATGGCGGCACTTATCCGATAGATAAAACGGTTGAAATTACCTCAGATAAATTTCAACTGCAGGCGCTTACCATTAAGGCTAAGGCAAACCAAAAAGTATTCATTTCCGGTTCGCAGCATGTTAAACTCTCGTGGAAACCCTATAAAAATAACATCCTATCGGCCAAAATAAAGCTGGCTCAAGCCCCTGACCAGCTCTTTATGAATGGCAAAAAATTATCGATGGCGAGGTACCCTGATTTCGACGCTTCTGCCAGGGTATTTAACGGCACCGCAGCTGATGCAATTTCTGCCGAAAGGGCAAAAAAATGGCTGGATCCTACCGGCGGTTATATACACACCTTACACCAGGGCGAGTGGGGCGATTTCCATTACCTCATTACCGGTAAAGATGATGCTGGCAAACTGCTTTATGAAGGTGGCTGGCAGAATAACCGTCCTGCCAAAATGCATGCACAATACCGTTATGTGGAGAACATATTTGAAGAACTCGATCATCCGGGTGAATGGTTTTACAATCAAAAAGAGGAAACGCTTTATCTTATTCCACCTACCGGAAGTAACCTTCAAACAGCTGATTTTGCCTTTACCATGGTGAGTGACCTGTTGCATATTAAAGGCTCATTAGCCAATCCGATTAAAAATATAACCATAACAGGCATCGATTTTATACAAACCGCGCGGAGTTTTATGCAGGTAAAAGAGCCGCTTTTAAGAAGCGACTGGGCCATATACCGCGGAGCAGCCATATTGCTGGAAGGTACTGAATCTTGTGCCGTTAAAAACTGTAATTTTTACGACTTAGGCGGAAGTGCTGTTTTTTTAAGCAATTACAATAAGGAAGATCGCATCAGCAACAATCATATTTATAACATTGGAGCGAATGGAATTGCATTTGTGGGTAACCCGGCTGCAGTACGTTCACCTTCTTTCAGGTATGAAAATTTCGTTCCCTATACGGAAATGGATATGCAACCTGGGCCAAAAAGTGCTGATTATCCGCAGCATTGCCAGGCGGTAAACAACCTGATTCACCATACTGGCCAAATCGAAAAACAATCTGCAGGCGTTGAAATATCCATGTCGGCCGATATTCTGGTGAGTCACAATACCATTTACCATGTACCAAGAGCAGGCATTAATGTTAGCGAGGGTACATGGGGCGGACACCTCATTGAATTTAACGACGTTTTTGATACCGTACTCGAAACCGGAGATCATGGCGCTTTTAATTCATGGGGCAGAGACCGTTACTGGAGGCCGGCAAGAAGTCTTATGGATAGTATTGTTGCCGCAAAACCCGGAATTGAACTTTTAGATGTGATTTCACCAATCGTTTTACGCAATAATCGTTTTCAGTGCGACCATGGCTGGGACATCGACCTGGATGACGGAAGCACCAATTATCAGATTTTCAATAACATATGTTTAAGTGGGGGATTAAAACTTCGTGAAGGTTATCATCGCACGGTATACAATAACATCATTATCAATAATACCTTTCATCCGCATGTCTGGTTAAAAAACAGTGGTGACGTTTTTAAAAATAATATTGTAAGTGCTGCATACGCCCCCATACAGATGGAAAGCTGGGGAAAAGAGATCAATCATAATTTCTTTTTAAGCAAAGATGCATTAAGCAAAACACAGAAATTAAATATCGATGCCAACAGCATCACTGGCGATGTCGCTTTTGTTGATGAAAATACCGGAAAGTATCACCTCAGAAAAACCTCAGCGGCTTTAAAAACCGGTTATAAAGATTTTGACATGAGTTTTGGTGTAACAGATGCACGGTTAAAAAAACTGGCTGCTTCGCCTCCAATAAAACCGCTGAGCAACAGCTCAACCAGTAAAAAAACAATCACAGCGGAGTGGTTAGGTAGCAGATTTAAAAATATCGAAAGTTTGGGGGAAAGATCTGCAGCCGGACTTCCGGATAACAATGGCGCTTTACTCATACAATTAACAAAAGGCTCGATTGCAGAGAAAAATGGTTTAAAGAAAGGTGATGTGGTGATCGGCCTGGATAATAATGAAGTAAAATCTGTTGCTGATCTGCTAAAGATTTATAGCGAAGTTCGCTGGAAAGGACATGTTGAAATTGTTATTTTCAGAAACCAGGGGGAACAAAAATTTCAGGTCTCACTTAAGGATTAA
- a CDS encoding short-chain dehydrogenase/reductase, whose amino-acid sequence MSKIILITGASRGFGKIWAKALLERGDKVAATARNTADLKDLVETYGDAVLPLQLDVNNREACFAVVEKVKQHFGRIDVLINNAGFGLFGAIEETTEQQARAQMETNFFGLLWVTQAVVPVMREQKVGHIIQVSSFLGLVSLPVLGLYNASKYAVNGLSETLAQEVKGFGINVSLIEPNGFSTDWSGASAFQTAPLEVYAPVKKAFFDAATPDSWGKPEATAPAVLALIDSPEPPLHFLLGKVALAGVKQVYVERLAEFDEWAEVAVDAHGH is encoded by the coding sequence ATGTCGAAAATAATTTTAATTACCGGCGCCTCACGTGGTTTTGGTAAAATCTGGGCAAAGGCCCTTTTAGAACGTGGCGATAAAGTAGCTGCAACAGCAAGAAATACAGCAGATTTAAAAGATTTGGTAGAAACTTACGGTGATGCCGTGTTGCCGCTTCAATTGGATGTTAACAATAGGGAAGCCTGTTTTGCAGTAGTAGAAAAAGTAAAACAGCACTTTGGCCGAATTGATGTATTGATCAATAATGCTGGCTTTGGTTTGTTTGGAGCTATAGAAGAAACCACCGAACAACAGGCTCGTGCACAAATGGAAACCAACTTTTTCGGCCTGTTGTGGGTAACCCAGGCTGTTGTTCCGGTAATGCGCGAACAAAAGGTAGGGCACATTATTCAGGTATCGAGCTTCCTGGGTTTGGTGAGTTTACCTGTATTGGGTTTGTATAATGCCTCTAAATATGCAGTAAATGGCTTAAGCGAAACGCTGGCGCAGGAGGTGAAAGGTTTTGGAATTAATGTAAGTTTAATCGAGCCAAATGGTTTTTCTACCGATTGGTCGGGGGCTTCAGCTTTTCAAACAGCACCATTAGAAGTGTATGCACCGGTTAAGAAAGCATTTTTTGATGCCGCAACACCCGATAGCTGGGGTAAACCAGAAGCAACGGCACCTGCGGTATTGGCACTGATTGATAGTCCTGAACCTCCTTTACACTTCTTATTGGGCAAGGTGGCTTTAGCTGGAGTTAAACAGGTTTATGTTGAGCGCCTGGCCGAATTTGACGAATGGGCTGAAGTAGCTGTTGATGCGCACGGTCATTAA
- a CDS encoding AraC family transcriptional regulator, whose product MKHYKNLAELHRENAFPPPENPLFSIYKCDHMCTMGDREFTSDFYMIGFKKIIAGHILYGRTKYDHESGSMMFFKPHQVIEMKNLELDEDGFLIFIHEDFLNGHLLHDTIKKYHYFDYETNEALHLSPSEESTVWELYHKIETEYRNNQDEYSRELILANVDTLLKYSQRFYKRQFINRTEISGKTVTRFNEEINKYVANGLLATKGLPSVHDMAERLNISAGYLTDVLKQESGKTALEHIHIYLISEAKNRLIGENRSVSEIAYALGFENLSYFSRLFKKEVGISPNTFKKQLLN is encoded by the coding sequence ATGAAACACTATAAAAATTTGGCCGAATTACACCGGGAAAATGCATTTCCGCCGCCCGAAAACCCATTGTTCAGCATTTATAAATGCGACCACATGTGTACCATGGGCGACCGCGAATTTACCAGCGATTTCTATATGATCGGTTTTAAAAAAATTATTGCAGGACATATCCTTTACGGGCGTACAAAATACGACCATGAGAGTGGTTCGATGATGTTCTTTAAACCTCATCAGGTAATCGAAATGAAAAACCTGGAATTAGATGAAGATGGTTTTTTGATTTTTATTCACGAAGATTTTTTGAATGGACATCTGTTACATGATACCATTAAAAAATACCACTACTTCGATTACGAAACCAACGAAGCGCTACACCTCTCGCCCAGCGAAGAAAGTACGGTATGGGAGCTGTATCATAAAATTGAAACCGAATACCGCAATAACCAGGATGAATATAGCCGTGAACTGATTTTGGCCAATGTAGATACTTTGCTTAAATACAGTCAGCGATTTTACAAAAGGCAATTTATTAACCGCACTGAAATTTCGGGCAAAACCGTAACCAGGTTTAATGAAGAAATAAATAAATATGTGGCCAACGGATTATTAGCCACTAAAGGTTTGCCCTCGGTGCATGATATGGCCGAACGTTTAAATATTTCGGCGGGTTATTTAACAGATGTTTTAAAACAGGAGAGTGGAAAAACGGCGCTGGAGCATATTCATATTTACCTGATATCAGAAGCCAAAAATCGTTTGATTGGTGAAAACAGGTCGGTTTCGGAGATTGCTTATGCATTGGGATTTGAGAATCTCTCTTATTTCTCGCGTTTATTTAAAAAAGAAGTGGGAATTAGCCCAAATACCTTTAAAAAGCAACTGCTGAATTGA
- a CDS encoding peptidase S15 — protein MGMETFAQQKLTLPDSTNYIINDSVMIKTKYGITLSAVVVRKKGVKQKLPAALFYFIYSNTNKSLMEAKYAADHGYVGIVADARGKRLSPDAPAPYEHETKDVNAVIDWIIKQSWSDGRVGMYGGSYSGFAQWAAAKHLHPALKTIVPYVAAIPGLGLPMENNVFLNANYQWPFHVTNNKYTDDAVNSDNARWRRMRNNWWQSGAAYNKIDSIDGTPNPMLQKWLSHPDYDAYWQSMVPYGKDFKQINIPVLSITGYYDDGQISALEYLREHYKYNPSAEHYLIIGPYDHFGSQIGGVAKLRDYEVDSVALINTREITFQWFDYIFKGGKKPALLKDKINFEVMGANKWKHAASLAKMEDYHIRFYLDSAANEMRLSEQKPVKEVFMHQEVDLADRTKFYNDYYPNPIIKKEIDRSNGLFFITKPFNQAVSVAGALQGELRAIINKKDMDVGLVLYEVTPSGEYFQLSYYLGRASYAYDRSQRKLLQPGKLETLPFYRSRVFSRQLQKGSRLLLILNIDKNPFAQINYGTGKDVSKETVKDAGVPLEIKWSTQSFIELGFSVDAKSLF, from the coding sequence ATGGGGATGGAAACCTTTGCACAGCAAAAACTAACCTTACCCGATAGCACTAATTATATCATCAACGATAGTGTGATGATTAAAACAAAATATGGCATTACTTTATCGGCGGTAGTGGTAAGGAAAAAAGGGGTAAAGCAGAAATTGCCTGCAGCATTATTTTATTTTATCTATTCCAATACCAATAAAAGCCTGATGGAGGCCAAATACGCTGCCGATCATGGTTATGTAGGTATTGTTGCCGATGCCAGAGGCAAACGGCTCAGTCCTGATGCGCCGGCACCTTATGAGCATGAAACAAAAGATGTAAATGCAGTGATCGATTGGATTATCAAACAATCGTGGAGCGATGGCAGGGTGGGCATGTATGGCGGAAGTTACTCCGGTTTTGCACAATGGGCAGCAGCCAAACACCTGCACCCGGCACTTAAAACCATTGTACCCTATGTAGCGGCAATTCCAGGACTTGGCTTACCCATGGAAAATAATGTTTTTTTGAACGCCAATTACCAATGGCCCTTTCATGTTACCAATAATAAATATACCGATGATGCCGTAAACAGCGATAATGCCCGTTGGCGCAGGATGCGGAATAACTGGTGGCAAAGTGGAGCCGCTTACAATAAGATCGACAGCATTGATGGTACACCAAACCCGATGTTACAGAAATGGCTTAGTCACCCCGATTACGATGCTTACTGGCAGTCGATGGTGCCCTATGGCAAAGATTTTAAACAGATCAATATTCCAGTGCTCAGTATTACCGGTTATTACGATGATGGGCAAATTTCGGCATTGGAATACCTCCGCGAACATTACAAGTATAACCCCTCTGCCGAACATTATTTAATTATAGGCCCTTATGATCATTTTGGATCGCAGATTGGCGGTGTAGCCAAGTTGAGAGACTATGAGGTAGATTCGGTTGCGTTGATCAATACCCGCGAAATCACCTTCCAATGGTTCGATTATATCTTTAAAGGTGGAAAGAAACCAGCGCTACTAAAAGATAAGATCAATTTTGAGGTAATGGGTGCAAATAAGTGGAAACATGCTGCTTCATTAGCAAAAATGGAGGATTACCATATCCGCTTTTATTTGGATAGCGCTGCAAACGAGATGCGGCTGTCGGAGCAAAAACCAGTTAAAGAAGTTTTTATGCACCAGGAGGTTGATCTGGCAGACAGAACTAAATTCTACAACGATTATTATCCCAATCCAATCATCAAAAAAGAAATCGACAGGTCTAATGGATTGTTTTTTATCACTAAGCCATTTAATCAAGCCGTTTCAGTAGCAGGTGCATTGCAGGGAGAACTTAGGGCCATCATCAACAAAAAAGATATGGATGTAGGTTTGGTCTTGTATGAAGTTACCCCTTCGGGCGAATATTTTCAGCTTTCTTATTATTTAGGAAGAGCCAGTTACGCATACGATAGGAGTCAAAGGAAATTGCTTCAGCCGGGCAAATTAGAAACCTTGCCTTTTTACCGATCGAGGGTATTCAGCAGGCAGTTGCAAAAGGGTAGCCGCTTGCTTTTGATACTCAATATTGACAAAAATCCCTTTGCACAGATCAATTATGGAACCGGGAAGGATGTGAGTAAAGAAACCGTAAAAGATGCAGGAGTTCCACTGGAAATTAAATGGTCGACACAGAGTTTTATTGAGCTTGGTTTTTCGGTAGATGCAAAAAGTTTATTTTAA
- a CDS encoding NAD-dependent dehydratase produces the protein MNNSKTALVVGANGVIGSNLISHLESLGDWDIIGLSRRGGLDSDKTRYISVDLLDAEDIKKQLSTLTKVTHIFYAAYQDKPTWAELVAPNLAMLVNVVNAIESIAKDLQHISLMQGYKVYGAHYGPFKTPAKETDGGHMPPEFNVDQQQFLEAQQKGKKWNWSALRPSVVAGTALGNPMNLVSVIAVYASISKELGLPLRFPGKLGAYDKLLDITDAGLLAKATVWAATNPACANQAFNITNGDLVRWNDLWPKIAAYFKMDTAPPLQMPLQTIMADKSGLWTQLQEKHNLAKHSYQEVSSWAFGDFVFSWDYDFFSDGTKARRLGFHEYIDTEKMFFDLFDELKLKKVIPS, from the coding sequence ATGAATAACAGTAAAACAGCATTGGTTGTTGGCGCAAATGGTGTAATTGGGAGTAATTTAATCAGCCATTTAGAAAGCCTCGGCGATTGGGATATTATCGGTTTATCGCGTCGGGGTGGATTGGATTCGGATAAAACCAGGTATATTTCTGTAGACCTGCTCGACGCAGAAGACATTAAAAAACAATTGAGCACTTTAACCAAGGTAACACATATTTTTTATGCCGCGTATCAAGATAAACCTACCTGGGCAGAGTTGGTAGCACCCAATTTGGCGATGCTTGTAAACGTGGTTAATGCCATTGAAAGTATTGCAAAAGACTTACAGCACATCAGTTTAATGCAAGGTTATAAAGTATACGGGGCGCATTACGGTCCTTTTAAAACACCAGCAAAAGAAACCGACGGAGGACACATGCCTCCAGAATTTAATGTTGATCAGCAACAGTTTCTTGAGGCACAGCAAAAAGGTAAAAAATGGAATTGGTCTGCGCTTCGGCCATCTGTAGTTGCAGGTACCGCATTGGGCAATCCGATGAATTTAGTTTCTGTAATTGCAGTTTATGCTTCCATATCGAAAGAACTGGGTTTGCCTTTGCGTTTCCCCGGCAAATTAGGGGCTTATGATAAGCTTTTAGATATTACTGACGCCGGATTATTAGCAAAGGCAACAGTATGGGCGGCAACCAACCCGGCCTGTGCCAATCAAGCTTTTAATATAACCAATGGTGATTTGGTGCGCTGGAATGATCTTTGGCCTAAAATTGCAGCTTATTTTAAAATGGATACTGCCCCTCCGCTTCAAATGCCTTTGCAAACCATAATGGCCGATAAATCGGGATTGTGGACACAGCTGCAAGAAAAACATAACCTGGCCAAACACAGTTATCAGGAAGTATCTTCATGGGCCTTTGGCGACTTTGTTTTTTCCTGGGATTACGATTTTTTCTCTGACGGTACCAAAGCAAGGCGATTAGGCTTTCACGAGTATATCGATACTGAAAAAATGTTTTTTGACCTGTTTGACGAACTTAAACTTAAAAAAGTTATCCCGAGTTAA
- a CDS encoding sodium-independent anion transporter produces MKPYLQLFDFSKKVNYKTEILAGLTVAMTMIPESLSFAILAGFPPLTGLYAAFIMGLVTAILGGRPGLVSGGAGATVIVLIALMKTQGIEYVFAAVALAGLIQIMVGLFKLGKFVRLVPQPVMFGFVNGLAVIIFMSQLEQFKTLVDGRITWLSGTPLYVMLALVLLTVAIVIILPKITKAVPASLVAIIVVFLIVLCFGIDTKLVKNIASVNGGFPPFHIPKVPLNLDMLKIIFPYSLIMAGVGLTEGLLTLNLVDEITASKGNRNRESIAQGIANIANGFFTGMGGCPMIAQTLVNLSAGARARLSGIIAALTILLIILVGAPVIDRVPMAALVGVMMMVAIGTFEWMSFKVINKMPAQDIIIGILVAVITVWLHNLALAVLIGVILSALVFAWESSKRIRASKHTDASGVKTYEIFGPLFFGSIANFNELFDVAHDPQHIVIDFKHSRVFDMSGIDALNKLTERYRSLDKKLQLKHLSNDCKRLLKNADQIIEVNIIEDPIYQVATER; encoded by the coding sequence ATGAAACCCTACCTGCAACTTTTCGATTTTTCTAAGAAAGTAAATTATAAAACTGAAATTCTTGCAGGTTTAACGGTAGCCATGACCATGATTCCCGAATCACTATCATTTGCTATCCTTGCGGGTTTCCCTCCCTTAACAGGTTTATACGCTGCTTTTATTATGGGTTTGGTTACGGCCATTTTAGGCGGCAGGCCGGGATTGGTTTCCGGTGGGGCAGGTGCAACGGTAATTGTACTGATTGCTTTAATGAAAACCCAGGGCATAGAATATGTTTTTGCGGCAGTGGCTTTAGCAGGGCTAATCCAGATTATGGTTGGGCTGTTTAAACTGGGCAAATTTGTGCGGCTGGTTCCGCAGCCCGTCATGTTCGGTTTTGTTAACGGACTGGCGGTTATTATTTTCATGTCGCAGCTGGAACAGTTTAAAACCCTTGTTGATGGCCGGATAACCTGGTTAAGCGGTACTCCATTATATGTGATGTTGGCTTTGGTATTACTTACCGTTGCCATAGTGATCATTCTCCCTAAAATAACCAAAGCGGTTCCAGCCTCGCTGGTGGCCATTATTGTGGTTTTTCTTATCGTTTTATGTTTTGGAATTGATACCAAACTGGTTAAAAATATTGCTTCAGTAAACGGTGGTTTTCCTCCATTTCATATTCCGAAGGTACCGCTGAATCTGGATATGCTAAAGATTATTTTCCCCTATTCGCTCATCATGGCGGGGGTAGGCTTAACAGAAGGCCTGCTTACCCTGAATCTGGTTGATGAGATTACAGCAAGCAAGGGCAATAGGAACAGAGAGAGTATTGCACAGGGAATTGCCAATATTGCAAACGGCTTTTTTACGGGGATGGGGGGCTGCCCGATGATTGCCCAAACGCTGGTTAATCTTTCGGCAGGTGCCAGGGCAAGGTTATCGGGTATTATTGCAGCCTTAACCATATTACTTATTATTTTAGTAGGTGCTCCGGTAATAGATCGTGTACCCATGGCGGCATTGGTTGGTGTAATGATGATGGTCGCCATTGGCACTTTCGAGTGGATGAGCTTTAAAGTGATTAATAAAATGCCTGCGCAGGATATCATCATTGGTATTCTGGTGGCTGTAATTACAGTTTGGCTGCATAACCTGGCCCTTGCAGTATTAATAGGGGTAATTCTTTCGGCGCTAGTTTTCGCCTGGGAAAGTTCTAAGCGGATACGTGCCAGTAAACATACCGATGCCAGTGGGGTAAAAACCTACGAAATATTCGGTCCGCTGTTTTTTGGATCGATTGCCAATTTTAATGAACTGTTTGATGTGGCCCATGATCCGCAGCATATTGTAATTGATTTTAAGCACAGCCGTGTTTTTGATATGTCGGGTATTGATGCGCTGAATAAACTAACCGAACGTTACCGTTCGCTTGATAAAAAACTCCAGTTAAAGCACCTGAGTAACGACTGTAAGCGCCTACTGAAAAATGCAGATCAGATTATCGAAGTAAACATTATCGAAGATCCCATCTATCAGGTGGCCACGGAAAGATAG